One Solanum lycopersicum chromosome 4, SLM_r2.1 DNA window includes the following coding sequences:
- the LOC101249257 gene encoding phosphoenolpyruvate carboxylase kinase 2: protein MFKTLKNDFQICEEIGRGRFGTVYRCFSPATGESYACKSIDKNLLIDSTDRECLDKEPKILQLLSGNPNILHLYKVYEDDDFLHMVTDFCPNSDLYERVSSGSLSESAAAAILIQLVSAISYCHHMGVAHRDIKPDNVLFDSENRLKLADFGSAEWFAGCDGRKMNGVVGTPYYVAPEVLMGKEYNEKVDVWSLGVILYIMLSGVPPFYGETPTETFQAVLRGNLRFPTRNFRSVSPEAKDLLRKMICKDVSRRFSAEQVLRHPWVLNGGETRSMVD from the exons atgtttaaaactttgaaaaacGATTTTCAAATTTGCGAAGAAATCGGCCGTGGGAGATTCGGTACCGTCTACCGCTGCTTTTCTCCGGCGACCGGAGAATCCTACGCCTGTAAATCTATCGACAAAAACCTCCTCATTGATTCCACCGACCGTGAATGTCTCGATAAAGAACCCAAAATTCTTCAACTTCTTTCAGGTAACCCCAACATTCTTCATCTTTATAAGGTTTACGAAGATGACGATTTCCTTCATATGGTAACCGATTTCTGCCCGAATAGTGATTTATATGAAAGGGTTTCATCTGGGTCGTTGTCAGAATCGGCTGCCGCGGCTATTCTGATTCAATTGGTTTCTGCGATTAGCTATTGTCATCATATGGGTGTAGCTCATCGTGACATTAAGCCGGATAATGTGTTGTTTGATTCTGAGAATAGATTGAAGCTTGCTGATTTTGGATCTGCGGAGTGGTTTGCTGGTTGTGATGGGAGGAAGATGAATGGGGTTGTGGGTACGCCGTATTACGTTGCGCCGGAGGTTTTAATGGGGAAAGAGTATAATGAGAAAGTTGATGTGTGGAGTTTGGGggttattttgtatattatgcTTTCTGGGGTTCCTCCTTTTTACGGTGAAACGCCGACTGAAACTTTTCAAGCTGTTCTCAGAGGGAATCTGAGGTTTCCGACGAGGAATTTCCGGTCAGTTTCGCCTGAAGCGAAAGATTTGTTGAGGAAGATGATATGTAAAGATGTTTCCAGAAGATTTTCAGCTGAACAAGTATTGA GACATCCATGGGTGCTTAATGGAGGAGAAACAAGATCAATGGTTGATTGA